A DNA window from Parabacteroides johnsonii DSM 18315 contains the following coding sequences:
- the asnS gene encoding asparagine--tRNA ligase: protein MEAIKRTKIVDVLKSDAFGTTVNVKGWVRTRRGSKQVSFIALNDGSTINNVQIVVDVDKLGEEFLKPITTGASISVNGTLVQSQGKGQNVEIQATEIEIYGSADPNTYPLQKKGHSMEFLREIAHLRPRTNTFGAVFRIRHNMAYAIHKFFHDRGFFYFHTPLITASDCEGAGQMFQVTTMNLYDLKKDENGSIVYDNDFFGKQASLTVSGQLEGELAATALGQIYTFGPTFRAENSNTPRHLAEFWMIEPEVAFNDILDNMQLAEEFIKYCVQWALDNCMDDIKFLNDMFDKGLIERLQGVLKDDFVRLSYTEGIKILEEAVAKGHTFEFPVYWGVDLASEHERFLVEEHFKRPVILTDYPKEIKAFYMKQNEDGKTVRAMDVLFPKIGEIIGGSEREADYDKLLNRINEMGIPMKDMWWYLDTRRFGTVPHSGFGLGFERLLLFVTGMTNIRDVIPFPRTPKNADF from the coding sequence ATGGAAGCAATTAAAAGAACAAAGATTGTAGACGTACTGAAAAGCGATGCTTTCGGCACGACCGTTAACGTGAAAGGTTGGGTGCGTACCCGCCGTGGTAGTAAACAGGTTAGTTTCATAGCCTTGAATGACGGTTCTACAATAAATAATGTTCAGATCGTTGTAGACGTGGATAAGCTGGGCGAAGAATTTCTGAAGCCGATAACAACAGGTGCGAGTATCAGTGTGAACGGTACGTTGGTGCAGTCGCAAGGCAAAGGCCAGAATGTGGAGATCCAGGCTACTGAAATAGAAATTTACGGTTCTGCCGATCCGAATACTTATCCTTTACAGAAGAAAGGTCATTCGATGGAATTCCTACGTGAGATCGCTCATCTCCGTCCACGTACGAATACATTCGGTGCGGTGTTCCGTATTCGTCATAACATGGCTTATGCCATTCATAAATTTTTCCATGACAGAGGGTTCTTCTATTTCCATACACCGTTGATCACAGCTTCCGACTGTGAAGGTGCAGGCCAGATGTTCCAGGTGACAACCATGAACCTCTATGATCTGAAGAAGGATGAAAACGGATCTATCGTTTATGATAACGATTTCTTTGGCAAGCAGGCGAGCCTGACTGTTTCTGGACAGTTGGAGGGTGAATTGGCTGCTACGGCTTTAGGACAGATTTATACATTCGGTCCGACTTTCCGTGCGGAAAACTCCAATACGCCGCGACACCTGGCCGAGTTCTGGATGATCGAGCCGGAAGTGGCTTTCAACGATATTCTGGATAATATGCAGTTGGCGGAAGAGTTCATCAAGTATTGTGTACAATGGGCTTTGGACAACTGTATGGACGATATCAAATTCTTGAACGATATGTTCGATAAAGGTTTGATCGAACGTTTGCAGGGAGTGTTGAAAGACGATTTCGTCCGTTTGTCTTATACAGAAGGGATCAAGATTCTGGAAGAGGCTGTTGCTAAAGGCCATACATTCGAGTTCCCGGTATATTGGGGGGTTGACCTGGCTTCGGAACATGAACGCTTCTTGGTTGAGGAGCATTTCAAACGTCCGGTAATCCTGACTGACTATCCGAAAGAGATCAAAGCTTTCTATATGAAGCAGAATGAGGATGGCAAGACGGTTCGTGCGATGGATGTGTTGTTCCCGAAAATCGGTGAAATTATCGGAGGGTCCGAACGTGAAGCTGATTATGACAAACTGTTGAACCGCATTAATGAAATGGGAATTCCTATGAAGGATATGTGGTGGTATTTGGATACTCGCCGTTTCGGTACGGTGCCTCATTCCGGTTTTGGCTTGGGCTTCGAACGTTTGCTGTTGTTTGTGACAGGTATGACAAACATTCGCGACGTGATTCCTTTCCCGCGTACACCGAAGAATGCCGATTTCTAA
- a CDS encoding Lrp/AsnC family transcriptional regulator produces the protein MAHHQLDELDEKILKLIIGNARMPFLEVARECNVSGAAIHQRIQKLTNLGVIKGSEFIVDNTKVGYETCAYMGLFLKSPGQFPSVTEALKEIPEVVECHYTTGQYDLFIKIYAKNNQHLLSIIHNKLQPLGLARTESLISFKEAFKRQIPIDLEDED, from the coding sequence ATGGCACACCATCAACTGGATGAACTTGACGAGAAGATATTAAAACTAATCATAGGTAATGCCCGTATGCCTTTCCTCGAAGTAGCGCGGGAATGTAATGTATCGGGTGCAGCAATACACCAACGTATACAAAAACTTACCAATTTGGGCGTAATCAAAGGATCCGAATTTATCGTCGACAACACAAAAGTAGGCTATGAGACTTGTGCATACATGGGTCTGTTCCTCAAATCTCCCGGGCAGTTCCCATCGGTAACGGAAGCTCTGAAGGAAATCCCGGAAGTGGTTGAATGTCATTATACGACAGGACAATATGATTTATTCATAAAGATATATGCGAAGAATAATCAGCATTTATTGAGCATTATCCATAATAAACTTCAACCGTTAGGGCTTGCCCGAACCGAGTCGCTGATCTCTTTCAAGGAAGCGTTCAAACGACAAATCCCAATCGACTTGGAAGATGAAGATTAA
- a CDS encoding GNAT family N-acetyltransferase: protein MNLQSVVVCRSVKDFSDPVLDLIEKTYMESFPEVERRDFSLVRNLVKDESRFIVYALSKEDRYVGFITGWLFDGYTYAEHFAIDPAARNGGIGAEAMKQFLAFCGTPVVLEVEIPADEMSKRRIGFYERLGFKLDNHVYHQPPYREGGEWLEMRLMTYGNVDLEYSFEQVKNCLHRNVYGVKGE from the coding sequence ATGAATTTACAATCAGTAGTAGTATGTAGGTCTGTAAAAGACTTTTCTGATCCGGTATTGGACTTGATTGAGAAAACATACATGGAATCTTTTCCGGAAGTGGAACGCCGTGACTTTTCACTTGTCCGCAATTTGGTTAAAGACGAATCCCGGTTTATCGTGTATGCTCTGTCAAAGGAGGACCGGTATGTCGGCTTCATCACCGGCTGGCTTTTTGATGGCTATACTTATGCGGAACATTTTGCAATTGATCCGGCGGCCCGTAACGGGGGAATAGGAGCTGAGGCTATGAAGCAATTTCTGGCCTTCTGCGGTACTCCGGTTGTTCTGGAAGTGGAAATACCTGCGGATGAGATGAGCAAACGCAGGATTGGCTTCTATGAGCGTTTGGGCTTTAAACTGGACAATCATGTTTATCACCAGCCTCCTTACCGGGAAGGTGGAGAATGGTTGGAGATGCGGCTTATGACGTATGGCAATGTTGATCTGGAGTATTCTTTCGAGCAGGTGAAGAATTGTCTTCATAGGAATGTGTATGGAGTGAAAGGCGAGTAA
- a CDS encoding ExbD/TolR family protein, translating into MGKFSKAGGREMPELNTSSLPDLVFAFLFFIMMVTSMREVTLMVQFRAPQATELQKLEKKSLVTFIYVGKPNQEFQGKMGTEARLQLNDKFAEVSEIQDYIAQEKSSMKEEDQPFMTVSIKADKETKMGLITDVKQALREAYALKISYSARQAAD; encoded by the coding sequence ATGGGAAAGTTTAGTAAAGCGGGCGGACGTGAAATGCCCGAATTGAATACGTCATCATTACCTGACTTGGTGTTCGCTTTCTTGTTCTTCATCATGATGGTAACATCCATGCGTGAAGTAACATTGATGGTGCAATTCCGCGCTCCACAGGCTACTGAACTTCAGAAGCTGGAAAAGAAATCGTTGGTTACATTCATCTATGTTGGAAAGCCCAATCAGGAATTTCAAGGAAAGATGGGTACTGAAGCCCGCTTGCAGTTGAACGACAAGTTCGCTGAAGTATCGGAAATTCAGGACTACATCGCTCAGGAAAAATCCAGTATGAAAGAAGAAGATCAGCCGTTCATGACAGTATCTATCAAGGCCGATAAGGAAACCAAGATGGGTCTGATCACAGACGTTAAGCAGGCGCTTCGTGAAGCATACGCATTGAAGATTAGTTATTCTGCTCGTCAGGCTGCTGACTAA
- a CDS encoding ExbD/TolR family protein has protein sequence MARKKRKVPAMNATSSADIAFMLLIFFLITTSMDTDKGLARRLPPPVPKDQKKNDVDVNKRNLLVVLINSSNQILCGDQFVDIKQLKDKVKEFIENPYNDANKPEKTEEDVPFFGKVMTAKKHVISLQNDRGTEYQAYISVQNELAKAYNELRDDVSRKKFGKAFADLDEEQQKAVQQIYPQKISEAEPKNYGDKK, from the coding sequence ATGGCAAGAAAAAAGAGAAAAGTACCCGCAATGAATGCGACTTCTTCAGCCGATATTGCTTTCATGTTGCTTATCTTCTTCCTTATTACTACATCTATGGATACAGATAAAGGTTTGGCAAGACGTTTGCCGCCTCCTGTTCCTAAAGACCAAAAGAAGAATGATGTTGATGTTAACAAGAGGAACTTGTTGGTTGTATTGATCAACAGTAGCAACCAGATTCTCTGCGGCGACCAGTTCGTCGACATCAAGCAATTGAAAGACAAGGTTAAAGAGTTCATCGAGAATCCGTACAATGATGCGAATAAGCCCGAAAAAACAGAAGAGGACGTTCCTTTCTTCGGAAAAGTAATGACTGCTAAAAAGCACGTTATCTCTCTGCAGAATGACCGTGGTACTGAATATCAGGCTTACATCAGTGTTCAGAACGAATTAGCAAAAGCATACAACGAACTGCGTGACGATGTTTCCAGAAAGAAATTCGGAAAAGCATTCGCAGATCTGGATGAAGAACAACAAAAGGCTGTGCAGCAGATTTATCCGCAAAAGATTTCTGAAGCAGAACCTAAAAATTATGGAGATAAGAAGTAA
- a CDS encoding MotA/TolQ/ExbB proton channel family protein — translation MKKYFAKTFMSLCALGISSVAFAQEAAGTAVEGGMYQALKTKFIEGGADFMSLVAIALIFGLAFCLERIIYLNLAETNSSKLLKSIEDALDKGDVEGAKAIARDTRGPIASIAYQGLMRIDQGIDVVEKSIVSYGGVQGGLLEKNMSWITLFIAMAPSLGFLGTVVGMVMAFDKIEQVGDISPTVVAGGMKVALITTVGGLVVALILQVFYNYLLSKLEAILNQMEDASITLLDMVIKYNLKFKK, via the coding sequence ATGAAAAAGTATTTTGCAAAAACGTTCATGAGTTTATGTGCTCTTGGAATCTCTTCTGTAGCATTCGCGCAAGAAGCTGCCGGAACCGCTGTTGAAGGTGGTATGTACCAGGCTTTGAAGACTAAGTTTATCGAAGGTGGTGCCGACTTCATGAGTTTGGTTGCTATCGCATTGATTTTCGGTTTGGCTTTCTGCTTGGAAAGAATTATTTACTTGAACTTGGCTGAAACTAACTCCAGCAAATTGCTGAAAAGTATTGAAGATGCTTTGGATAAAGGTGATGTAGAAGGTGCAAAAGCTATCGCTCGTGATACAAGAGGTCCTATCGCTTCTATCGCTTACCAGGGTTTGATGAGAATTGACCAAGGTATTGATGTTGTTGAAAAATCTATTGTTTCTTATGGTGGTGTTCAGGGTGGTCTTTTGGAAAAGAACATGTCTTGGATCACATTGTTTATCGCAATGGCTCCGTCATTAGGATTCTTGGGAACTGTAGTAGGTATGGTTATGGCGTTCGATAAAATCGAACAGGTTGGTGATATCAGCCCGACGGTTGTAGCAGGTGGTATGAAAGTGGCCTTGATCACAACAGTAGGTGGTTTGGTTGTTGCATTGATCCTTCAGGTATTCTATAACTATTTGCTGAGCAAACTGGAAGCTATCCTGAACCAGATGGAAGACGCTTCTATCACTTTGCTGGATATGGTTATCAAATACAACCTTAAATTCAAAAAATAA
- a CDS encoding TatD family hydrolase: MKLIDTHNHLYLEDFDPEQDQLVTAAKKSGIDTLLLPNVDTTTIGRMHDLCDRYPDFTYPMMGLHPTSVNEHYAKNLKETESWLGKRAYCGIGEIGIDLYWDKTYLKEQKEVFEEQLRWSIDLNLPVAIHTRDAYPEVFNSLYKVGADTLTGVFHSFTGNEAELEEIKKLKNFKIGINGVITFKNSKLSDIIRQTDIRKIVLETDAPYLAPVPYRGRRNEPAYIWKTAEKVALTYGLTLEETVETTRINALKLFKIENKPIS; the protein is encoded by the coding sequence ATGAAACTGATCGACACACACAACCATCTGTATTTAGAGGATTTTGATCCGGAGCAGGATCAACTGGTCACTGCCGCGAAAAAGTCGGGCATAGACACCCTGCTCCTTCCGAATGTCGACACCACCACCATCGGGCGGATGCATGACCTGTGCGACCGTTATCCGGATTTCACTTATCCGATGATGGGACTGCACCCGACCAGCGTCAACGAACATTATGCCAAAAACCTGAAGGAAACAGAATCATGGCTCGGCAAACGTGCTTATTGCGGAATCGGGGAAATAGGTATAGACCTGTATTGGGACAAAACATACCTGAAGGAACAGAAAGAAGTATTCGAGGAACAACTCAGATGGAGCATCGATCTCAATCTGCCGGTCGCCATTCACACCCGCGACGCCTACCCGGAAGTTTTCAACTCTTTATATAAGGTAGGAGCCGACACGCTCACCGGAGTCTTTCATAGTTTTACCGGTAATGAAGCCGAATTGGAAGAAATTAAAAAATTAAAAAATTTCAAAATCGGGATAAATGGGGTCATTACATTTAAAAACTCCAAGCTGTCGGATATCATCCGGCAGACAGACATCCGGAAAATAGTATTGGAGACAGACGCCCCCTACCTCGCCCCTGTCCCCTACAGGGGGAGAAGGAACGAGCCGGCCTATATCTGGAAAACGGCTGAAAAAGTAGCCTTGACCTATGGCCTGACACTTGAAGAGACCGTTGAAACAACACGGATAAATGCTCTAAAACTATTTAAAATCGAGAATAAACCAATATCGTGA
- a CDS encoding polyprenyl synthetase family protein: MFAFNDILQKIEQEITRLQFTYPPKSLYEPIEYILSLGGKRIRPALVLMACNLYKENVDIAIKPALGLEVFHNFTLLHDDLMDEADKRRNKPTVHKVWNDNTAILSGDAMLIAAYQLIGETKSESLKEILDLFTRTALEICGGQQYDMEFESRTDVTEAEYIEMIRLKTAVLLACALKMGAIMGNAPEADAEALYQFGINIGLAFQLQDDLLDVYGDTATFGKNIGGDILCNKKTFMLINALRLASDTQKAELNNWIGKKTFDPAEKIASVTAIYDQLQLKELSEEKIHAYYNQAMNCLASLSVDSERLTILKGVSARLMNRQS; encoded by the coding sequence ATGTTCGCTTTTAATGATATCTTACAGAAAATAGAGCAGGAAATTACCCGGCTCCAATTCACCTATCCCCCCAAAAGTCTATACGAACCGATCGAGTACATCCTTTCACTCGGTGGAAAAAGAATCCGTCCGGCACTCGTCCTAATGGCATGTAACTTATATAAAGAAAATGTAGATATAGCCATCAAGCCGGCGTTAGGACTTGAAGTATTCCATAACTTCACCCTTTTGCACGATGACCTGATGGACGAAGCCGATAAAAGAAGAAACAAACCGACCGTCCATAAAGTATGGAATGACAACACTGCCATCCTTTCCGGAGACGCCATGCTGATTGCAGCCTATCAACTGATCGGCGAAACGAAATCCGAATCATTAAAAGAAATATTAGACCTATTCACCCGTACTGCGCTTGAGATATGCGGCGGACAGCAATACGATATGGAATTCGAATCGAGAACCGACGTAACGGAAGCGGAATACATCGAAATGATCCGTCTGAAAACGGCCGTATTGCTTGCCTGCGCCCTGAAGATGGGAGCCATTATGGGGAATGCACCGGAAGCGGATGCCGAAGCGCTGTACCAATTCGGCATCAACATCGGGCTGGCCTTCCAGTTGCAGGATGATCTGTTGGATGTTTACGGAGACACGGCTACATTCGGCAAAAACATCGGAGGAGACATACTCTGCAACAAAAAGACATTCATGCTGATCAACGCTTTACGCCTTGCTTCGGATACCCAGAAAGCGGAGCTGAACAACTGGATAGGCAAAAAGACATTCGATCCGGCAGAGAAAATCGCCTCTGTGACAGCCATCTATGACCAACTGCAGCTAAAAGAGTTGTCCGAAGAAAAAATACACGCATATTATAATCAGGCAATGAATTGCCTGGCCTCGTTAAGCGTAGATTCCGAAAGGTTAACCATACTGAAAGGAGTCAGCGCCCGTTTAATGAACCGCCAGTCTTAA
- a CDS encoding energy transducer TonB gives MEVKKSPKADLEKGKTMGILMGMIVGLAVLFVGFEWSDREITIVQSEGVADIIAEEEVEITRPEDTPPPPPPPPAPAVAEVLTVVEDDVKLDDVDIVSSEDDATTAQVEAYTPPAVVEEEEESSQQIFTVVETMPEFPGGQGALLQYLAKSIKYPVIAQENGIQGRVSCSFVVNKDGSIVDAEVIRGVDPSLDKEALRVINSMPKWSPGKQRGKPVRVKYTVPVTFRLQ, from the coding sequence ATGGAAGTTAAGAAATCACCAAAAGCGGACCTGGAAAAAGGTAAGACGATGGGTATCCTGATGGGTATGATCGTCGGACTTGCAGTACTGTTCGTTGGCTTCGAATGGAGCGACCGTGAAATCACAATTGTCCAGAGTGAGGGCGTTGCTGATATCATCGCGGAAGAAGAAGTTGAAATCACGAGACCGGAGGATACTCCTCCCCCTCCTCCTCCCCCTCCTGCACCTGCTGTAGCAGAAGTATTAACCGTTGTAGAAGATGACGTCAAGTTAGACGATGTCGACATCGTTTCTTCAGAAGACGACGCTACTACAGCACAGGTTGAAGCTTATACTCCTCCTGCAGTAGTTGAAGAAGAAGAGGAATCTTCACAGCAGATTTTTACTGTTGTAGAAACAATGCCTGAATTCCCGGGCGGACAAGGTGCTTTGTTACAATACCTGGCAAAATCAATCAAATATCCGGTTATTGCCCAGGAAAACGGTATCCAGGGTCGTGTATCCTGCTCGTTTGTGGTTAACAAAGACGGTTCCATCGTAGATGCAGAAGTTATCCGTGGTGTTGACCCGTCACTGGATAAAGAAGCTCTCCGTGTGATCAACAGCATGCCGAAATGGTCACCGGGTAAACAGAGAGGTAAACCCGTACGTGTTAAATACACAGTGCCTGTTACATTCAGACTGCAATAA
- the porQ gene encoding type IX secretion system protein PorQ, with protein MRNILFILFFSFLLQAVVAQTGDTGYTFLRYPSSARANAMGGNTMSLVERDPSLIFHNPALLGAEMDQMVNLNYLNYISDINVGSALFTKAYKEKGAWGVGASFFSQGKIRGMSEEGLPTGDFTAKDISVNGFFSYDLSERWRGGASLKFLYSGIGDYTSIGVAVDAGLSYYDSEKGFSFGFAFKNIGAQLKAYEDERQKMPWDIQLGITKQMAHAPIRLSLTAQYLTKWKVEYVDDYDREYTGDNFFKSFMKHLVIGVDYVPSDNFWLGIGYNPKTALDMKLQGGNALAGFSGGAGVRIKMFDVGVSVAKYHPSALSMMLSISTTISDF; from the coding sequence ATGAGAAATATTCTATTTATACTCTTCTTTTCCTTCTTGTTACAGGCTGTTGTCGCGCAAACCGGCGACACCGGATATACCTTTCTCCGCTATCCTTCTTCGGCAAGAGCCAATGCGATGGGAGGCAATACGATGTCCTTGGTCGAACGGGACCCGTCCCTGATTTTTCATAATCCGGCTTTGTTGGGAGCCGAGATGGATCAGATGGTTAATCTGAATTACCTGAATTATATATCGGATATCAATGTCGGGAGCGCCCTTTTTACCAAGGCATATAAGGAAAAAGGGGCCTGGGGTGTGGGAGCTTCGTTCTTCAGCCAGGGAAAAATACGGGGAATGTCGGAGGAAGGCCTTCCGACGGGAGATTTTACGGCAAAGGATATCAGTGTGAACGGTTTCTTCTCGTATGACCTTTCCGAGCGCTGGCGTGGTGGGGCTTCGTTGAAGTTTTTATATTCGGGGATCGGAGATTATACCTCGATCGGTGTGGCTGTCGATGCCGGCTTGAGTTATTATGATTCCGAAAAAGGATTTTCTTTCGGTTTTGCTTTTAAAAATATCGGAGCCCAACTGAAAGCCTATGAGGACGAGCGTCAGAAAATGCCTTGGGATATCCAACTGGGGATCACCAAGCAGATGGCTCATGCGCCTATCCGCTTGTCGCTGACTGCACAGTATTTGACGAAGTGGAAAGTCGAGTATGTGGATGATTACGACAGAGAATATACAGGTGATAATTTTTTCAAGTCTTTTATGAAACATTTGGTGATCGGTGTTGACTATGTTCCCTCCGACAACTTCTGGCTTGGTATCGGGTATAACCCTAAGACGGCATTGGATATGAAATTGCAGGGGGGGAACGCTCTTGCCGGTTTCTCCGGTGGTGCCGGTGTGCGGATCAAGATGTTCGACGTTGGTGTTTCCGTAGCCAAATATCATCCTTCGGCTCTTTCCATGATGCTGAGCATCTCCACTACGATCAGCGACTTCTAA
- the cmk gene encoding (d)CMP kinase, producing MKKIIIAIDGVSSTGKSTMAKDLAKELGYTYIDTGAMYRAVTLYSLQHGFFTSGGIDERKLQEAMCDIDISFRFNPETGRPDTYLNGVKVEKEIRGMEVANRVSPIAALGFVRRAMVAKQQEMGKAKGIVMDGRDIGTVVFPEAELKIYVTASPEVRAQRRLDELKAKGEVASFEEVLENVKTRDHIDMTRAESPLRKADDALELDNSHLTIAEQKAWLLEQYEKVVTTD from the coding sequence ATGAAAAAGATAATTATAGCGATAGATGGTGTCTCTTCCACCGGGAAGAGCACGATGGCAAAAGATTTAGCAAAGGAACTGGGGTATACCTATATCGATACGGGGGCGATGTACCGGGCTGTCACTTTGTACAGTTTGCAGCATGGTTTTTTTACAAGCGGCGGTATCGACGAACGGAAGTTGCAGGAGGCCATGTGCGATATCGATATCTCTTTCCGTTTTAACCCGGAAACCGGACGTCCGGATACTTATCTGAACGGTGTGAAAGTGGAGAAAGAAATACGGGGAATGGAAGTGGCCAACCGCGTGAGTCCGATTGCAGCTTTAGGTTTTGTACGCCGTGCGATGGTCGCCAAGCAACAGGAAATGGGAAAGGCGAAAGGGATCGTAATGGACGGTCGAGATATCGGTACGGTAGTCTTTCCGGAAGCGGAACTCAAGATTTACGTGACAGCCAGCCCGGAAGTGCGTGCCCAGCGACGTTTGGATGAACTGAAAGCCAAAGGCGAGGTCGCTTCTTTTGAGGAAGTTCTTGAAAATGTGAAGACGCGTGACCATATCGATATGACTCGTGCCGAGAGCCCGCTCCGTAAAGCTGATGATGCTTTGGAACTGGATAACTCGCATCTGACGATTGCCGAGCAGAAGGCTTGGCTCCTGGAACAGTATGAAAAGGTCGTTACAACGGATTAG
- a CDS encoding 4-hydroxy-3-methylbut-2-enyl diphosphate reductase, with translation MIEVEIDKGSGFCFGVVTAIESAERELKNTNTLYCLGDIVHNSLEVERLEESGLRTIEHDEFTRLKGEKVLLRAHGEPPSTYEIARQNNITIVDATCPVVLQLQRKIHKCYVATRDSHTQVVIYGKKGHAEVNGLVGQTEGTAIVIEKMKDLDRLDFSRNICLFSQTTKSLDGFREVVDEIRKRIADGVQFEYFDTICRQVANRLPNIKTFASKHDWVYFVAGKKSSNGKMLLEECRKANPNTVFISEAKEITEPLPKGVGSVGVCGATSTPKWLMEEVAVRIRELNASR, from the coding sequence ATGATAGAAGTCGAGATAGATAAAGGTTCCGGCTTTTGCTTTGGCGTGGTGACGGCCATCGAAAGTGCCGAACGCGAACTGAAGAATACGAATACGTTGTATTGCCTCGGAGATATCGTGCACAACAGTTTGGAAGTGGAACGGCTGGAAGAGTCGGGACTGCGGACGATCGAGCACGACGAGTTTACCCGCCTGAAGGGAGAAAAGGTGTTGCTTCGGGCTCATGGTGAACCGCCTTCGACCTATGAGATCGCCCGGCAGAACAACATCACGATCGTGGATGCGACCTGTCCGGTGGTACTCCAGCTACAGCGCAAGATTCATAAATGCTATGTGGCTACGCGAGACAGCCATACGCAGGTTGTGATCTATGGAAAGAAAGGACATGCCGAAGTGAATGGCTTAGTCGGACAAACGGAAGGGACGGCTATCGTTATCGAGAAGATGAAGGATCTCGACCGGCTGGATTTTAGTCGGAATATCTGCCTTTTTTCACAGACAACTAAGTCGCTTGACGGCTTCCGCGAAGTTGTGGATGAGATCCGGAAGCGTATTGCGGACGGGGTGCAATTCGAATATTTCGATACGATCTGCCGTCAGGTAGCCAATCGCTTGCCAAACATCAAGACGTTTGCCTCCAAGCATGATTGGGTGTATTTTGTTGCCGGAAAGAAGAGCTCTAATGGAAAGATGCTGTTAGAAGAATGCCGGAAGGCAAATCCGAACACGGTCTTTATCTCGGAGGCGAAGGAGATTACCGAGCCGTTACCTAAAGGTGTGGGCAGTGTCGGCGTGTGCGGAGCGACATCCACTCCCAAGTGGCTGATGGAAGAGGTGGCCGTGCGCATTCGTGAATTGAACGCCAGCCGTTGA
- the pfkA gene encoding 6-phosphofructokinase translates to MPIKCIGILTSGGDAPGMNAAIRAVTRSAIYNGIAVKGIYRGYKGMITDEIEEFKTQNVSNIIQRGGTILKTARCMEFKTPEGRKQAHDKLVEHGIDSLVVIGGDGSLTGARIFADEFNMPIVGLPGTIDNDLYGTDITIGYDTALNTIMECVDKIRDTATSHERLFFIEVMGRDAGFLALNGAIASGAEAAIIPEISLEKDQLAEMIETGFRKSKNSSIVLVAESEVTGGAMGVAERVKREYPQFDVRVSILGHLQRGGSPTAQDRILATRMGVAAVDALMDGQRNVMIGIQNDQIVNVPFSKAIKNDKPINRDLLNALRISSI, encoded by the coding sequence ATGCCAATCAAGTGCATCGGTATTTTGACATCCGGCGGCGATGCCCCGGGTATGAATGCGGCCATTCGTGCCGTGACGCGTTCAGCCATTTATAACGGAATAGCGGTGAAAGGTATCTACCGCGGGTATAAAGGGATGATCACGGATGAAATAGAAGAATTTAAGACTCAGAATGTCAGCAATATCATACAGCGTGGCGGTACGATCTTGAAAACGGCCCGTTGCATGGAGTTCAAAACCCCTGAAGGACGTAAGCAGGCGCATGACAAGTTGGTGGAGCATGGTATCGACTCTCTCGTGGTGATCGGAGGCGACGGTTCTCTGACGGGAGCGCGTATCTTTGCCGATGAATTCAATATGCCGATTGTCGGACTTCCCGGTACGATTGACAACGATTTGTATGGGACGGATATCACAATCGGCTACGACACGGCGTTGAACACGATCATGGAGTGTGTCGACAAGATCCGTGATACGGCTACTTCGCACGAACGTTTGTTCTTTATCGAAGTGATGGGGCGTGATGCCGGCTTCCTGGCCTTGAACGGTGCGATTGCATCCGGAGCCGAAGCTGCCATCATCCCGGAGATCTCATTAGAGAAAGACCAGTTGGCAGAGATGATCGAGACCGGTTTCCGCAAGTCGAAGAACAGTAGTATCGTGCTGGTGGCAGAAAGCGAAGTGACTGGCGGTGCGATGGGAGTGGCGGAGCGTGTGAAACGTGAGTACCCGCAATTTGACGTGCGCGTCTCTATTTTGGGACATTTGCAGCGAGGCGGCTCGCCGACGGCACAAGACCGTATCCTGGCTACCCGTATGGGAGTGGCAGCCGTTGATGCGTTGATGGACGGGCAGCGCAATGTGATGATTGGCATCCAAAACGACCAGATCGTCAATGTACCCTTCTCAAAAGCTATCAAGAACGACAAACCGATCAACCGCGATTTGCTGAACGCACTTCGGATTTCCTCTATTTGA